Sequence from the Nitrosospira multiformis genome:
GAACTGGAAAAATTCAAGAGCAAGCCGGTCATATTGATACATCGCAGTGGCGTTAATGCCACGGGTAAAGCCGGCTCGATTTTGCGCAAAAAAGAGTTTGCGCATGTACATAACCTTCAAGGTGGCATCGACGCATGGCGTCAGGCGAATTTGCCGATAGTGAAGAAATGAAGGTGGTCATGTACGCATCCGGTTTTTGCCCCTATTGCACAAGAGCGGAAAGCATGCTGCGTGCCAGAGGTGTGACAGAAATCGAGAAAATCCGTATTGATCTGGATCCTGCCATCCGCGCCGAGATGATAGAAAAAACCGGTCGTCGCACCGTTCCCCAAATTTATATTGGCGACACGCATGTGGGTGGTTATGACGATTTGGCGCGACTCGACCGCAATGATGGATTGGTAAAGCTCCTGGCGATCTGATTGCCGGCTGATCGGTTTGAGAATAATTGTATCCCCCGTAGTTCAGATTTTGTACGGTAACCTCCCATTTTGACTACTCCATATGGAATCCAACATGAGCGACCAGCAGCCGGTTTTCGGTATTGAAAAAATCTATGTCAAGGACTTGTCCCTGGAAATTCCAAATGCGCCAAGAATTTTTCTTGAGCGCGAAACACCCGAAGTGAACATACAGCTGCATACCAAGGGAGAGCGCGTCGACGAAGGTATGTATGAGGTATTGTTGACGGTAACAGTCACCGCGAAAGTCAAGGAGAAGACCCTGTTTCTGGTGGAGGTGGGCCAGGCGGGCATCTTTCAGATTCGCAATGTGCCGGAAGCTGAAATGGATCCCGTATTGGGGATAGGGTGTCCCAATATCCTTTTCCCCTACTTGCGCGAAGCCGTTTCGGATATCGTTACCCGCGCCGGATTTCATGCGGTCATTCTAAACCCGGTAAATTTTGAAGCGCTTTACCATCAGGGAAAACAGCAAGCCGAGATGAATGCCGCGGCGGCGGAGAAACTGGAAGAAGAGCAGAAAACAACGCACTGAAAATGAAACACGCCCACGACGCATGCGTCACAAATCCATTCCTGCGGTGCCGGGTTCTTGGGCTATTGATTGGCATACTGTTGTGTCCGGCGCATGCCATCGCGGCGTTTGAGTTCTTTTCGATAGCAGAGAATGCTACCGTCATGTATGACGCGCCATCGCTCAAAGCCGATAAATTGTATGTGGTGAGTCGTCATCTGCCCGTAGAGGCGGTAGTGAAAGTCGAAGGTTGGGTCAAGGTGCGCGATAGCGGGGGCGGGCTTGCCTGGGTGGAAGAAAAGGCATTAAGTGAAAAACGTTATGTAATTGTTACGGCGCTGCAGGCCGAAGTTTATCAGGCGGCGAATGCAAGTTCGACGCTGGTATTTCAAGCGCAACAAAACGTGGTGATGGAACAGCTTGAGCCTGCTGTGAATGGTTGGGTCAAGGTGCGCCACCGCGATGGACAAACGGGTTACATCAGAACGCAACAAATCTGGGGTTCATGAGAATAGGTGTTCTTGGCGCGGGCGCGTGGGGTACTGCGCTGGCCATCAGTCTCGGCACCAACACCCGTTCAAGCCACCAGGTGACGTTGTGGACCCGCGATCCGGTGCATCTTGCCGAGCTTGTTTCCCAGCGTGCCAACCGGCGCTATTTCCCCGGCTTTTCGTTACCGCCTTCTCTGCAGCTGACGTCCGTTCTCGATGTTGCCATCGAGGCTGCTGATCTTGTTTTGATCGTGGTCCCGGTTGCCGGATTACGTGAGACATTGCGTGGAATTGCTGCTTGCGGGAAAGGCGTGCCGGTGGTGTGGGGCTGCAAGGGATTCGAGGCGGAATCGGCAGCATTGCCTCATCAGGTAGCACAGGAGGAATATGGCGGGGTGGCGCCCTGTGGCGTATTGTCGGGCCCCAGCTTCGCCCAGGAAGTCGCACAAGGACTTCCCACCGCTTTGACCCTGGCATCGCATGATGAAGAATTTTCTCGTAGCATTGCGGCACAGTTGCACACCGCCCGGCTGCGGATTTACTCAAGCAGGGATGTTGCCGGCGTGGAAACCGGTGGCGCAGTGAAGAATGTCATATCGATTGCCGCTGGCATTTCCGACGGCATGGGTTTTGGTCACAACGCTCGCGCAGCCTTGATTACGCGGGGTTTGGCGGAAATTACGCGCCTGGGACTAAAACTCGGTGGTTGTATGGAAACGTTCATGGGGCTAGCCGGAGCGGGAGATTTGATACTTACCTGTACCGGGGATTTGTCACGCAATCGGCGGGTAGGTCTGTTACTCGCGGCGGGCCATTCGTTACCGGACATCCTGCGGGAGCTTGGACACACCGCCGAAGGCGTCCATACGGCGTCTGCAGTATTGCGGCTAAGTCAGACACTGAAAATTGAAATGCCGATTACACAGGCGGTATGCAGCGTACTCCACGATGGGGTGCCGGCGAGACTGGCGGTGGAAGCGCTACTTAACCGGGAACCGAAGGCGGAAACTTACTGATCTGAAGCTAATTGGTTTTCCGCAAAAGTTTTATGTACCTTTCTCGAAGCTCATCTGCCGCCACGCTTCGTAGACCACCACCGCGACTGTATTGGATAAATTAAGACTGCGATTGCCGGACACCATCGGTACGCGGATACGGCGTTGTTCAGGAAAACTCTCCAGTATTTCAGTCGGGAGCCCACGGCTTTCCGAGCCAAAAAGAAATGCGTCTCCTTTGGCATAAGCAGTCAAGTCATAGCGTTGCTTGCCCTTGGTTGAGACGGCAAAAAGACGATGCCCTTGAAAGTGTTCCGCACAGTTTATCCAGTTTTCATGAACTGTCATGCTGGCAAACTCGTGATAATCCAGTCCGGCGCGTAGTAATTGCTTATCTTCCAGGATAAAACCAAGCGGCTTGACAAGATGGAGTCTCGCACCGGTATTGGCGCATAGCCGTATAATATTACCGGTGTTGGGCGGGATTTCGGGTTGGAATAAAATTACATCGAGCATAAGCTTATCAACGGTCCGATTTTTGTTTTGTGATCCGAAAGTAGCGGATATTTCCGATCTGGAATCCAGGGCAGTTAGGAGTCGTGCGGCAGCACACGAGGCAGCGTTCTGGCGACCACCCATCCACTTACGTGCACGGCGCCATGTTTGCGTAGTACCTTTGCCAGTTCATTCAGGGTTGCGCCGGTGGTCATCACATCATCCAGCATGGCGATGTGCTTGCCGGTAAGGTCCGTTTCGCATGTGAGTGCTCCTCGTATATTTTTCTCGCGTTCTTTCCATGGCAGTTCAGCCTGCGAGACGGTGTCCTTGATACGTTTGCAGGCATCCGGCAATAGCGGAATACCGCATCGTTTTGACACTTTACGGGCGATTTCCAGCGCCTGATTGAAACCTCTTTCACGTAATCTAACGGGATGCAATGGCATTGGCACGATGAAGTCCGGGAAAGAGTCCTTATCAATCCGCGCCAATAGCAGATCAGCCAATACTGGCGCCATGGGAAGGTTTGTCTGGTATTTGAGTGAATGAATGAGAGCGTTCACCGGGAAAGCGTAGCTTAATGCCGCTACGGTACGATCAAATGCCGGCGGTTTTGCGAGACAGGCACCACAGACGCAAGATTCCGCCATAGGCAGCGCACATACCATACAATGATTAAATGGCAGGTGAGGCAGGCTATCGTGACAAGGTGCGCACAGATTTCCATTGCTGGCGGTACCGCAAAGCAGGCAGTATTTCCCGAATAGGGTCTGTATAATATTTGATCTGTCGTTCAATGATATAGATAAAAAAATTGACAACAATAATGGAATTCGTGATTATTCGTATTCCACGATGCGACTGATTCCAAATTATCGCGCTCATTGTAGCGCAGACCGATCAGCCAATCGCTTTACCCGAACAATAGCGATATATGGACAGGCTATGAGTCAGCTTTCCGGCGTGACGGTTAATTCCGGCATAACCACTGGGGGGAACGGTTCTCATACAGGCGGAATTTCAAGCGGAGTTACGCAACGACGCTTAGCCGGTTTCTTCCCTGGCAGGAAAGCGGCAGCGCGCGATGCGACAACGGTGCTGTCACAGTTGCGTGGACTCGGATGACAGCTTTACCTTGTATGACAAAATGATTTTTACAGTTACTTTTTAAATTCGAATCTCCAGTAAGTTCATTCTCCAACCGAGGAAGATGACAAAAGGTTATTTCATCACCGGCACCGGAACGGGTGTGGGCAAGACCCTGGTCAGTTGTGCCTTGCTGCACGCTTTTGGCGCGCGCGGCAGGACTGCCGTGGGTATGAAGCCGGTGGTGGCAGGATGCGATAACGGGCAATACCTGGACGTTGAATCACTCCTGGCGGCAAGCACTGTTACTGCCCCGCGTGAACAAGTGAATCCGTATGCGCTGATCCCACCGATTGCCCCGCATATCGCGGCGAGACAGGCGGGCATCATTATCGACGTGACAACCATTTGCAGCGCTTGTTTCGAATTGCAAAAAATAGCTAACCTGGTAATTGTCGAAGGTACGGGTGGTTTTCTTGTTCCGCTCAACGAGTATCAGGACGGTGCCGACATGGCGAGGGCTTTAGGTTTTCCCGTAATACTGGTGGTGGGAATGCAATTGGGGTGTCTTAACCATGCGCTGCTGACCGCAAAAGTGGTGCGAGAAACGGGACTGTTGCTTGCTGGATGGGTGGCGAATCGTATTGATCCAGAAATGGCTGCATTCGATGAGAATGTGCTTGCATTGGAGCAGAGGCTGAATTGTCCGTTGGTGGGGGTGTTACCATTCGAGCAAAATGCCGATGCGAAAATATTGTCGATGCTGTTGAATATCGAGGCGCTGGACCAAGGCTAACCTCATGAATGCTGATCGTATGTGGGGACGCTTCCGAACCAGATCAATGCTGACATGTTCACATGTTATCTTTTCCGTACCTTATCAGATCATCACACCTTGGCGCGCAGGAATGCTTATCGGATATTCTCCAGATTGGAATATGAACATACCCACAAATAAACTGAGAAATGTTACGAAAATGCTCGCAAAGAATGCCGTCCAGAATCCCGAAATTTTGAATCCCGGCACAAGTGACGATACCAGAAGCATCATAAGCGCATTAATCACCAACAAGAAGAACCCAAACGAAATGAGCGTTAATGGAATCGTTAAGATGATGACAATGGGTCTGATTACGGCATTAGCGAAACCCAGTAGCAGTGCCGATACGAACAACGATTTTTTACTGGAAAATGAAATGCCGTGAAAGATAAAGCCGGCAAGCCACAGAGAGAGGGCAGTTATGCCCCAATGCGCCAGAAATTCCATCATGTTATACAGCATGCTCGCCCTTGGTTTTCCTTGAAAATATTATTGTAAACACGCTTGCATATAATATTGGCGCAGATTATCGATAAATTTTACAACAGTTGTTCCTATTCCCGATAAATAAGCCACCTACACGTGCGGGAAGCCTCCCGCCAAGTTTTTCGTGGAGCGCATTGCTGCCAAGATGGGGATCCATATAAGACGTATAGAGAGATAATAAGATCATGGATTCGTTTAACGCAGCGGGGGTTAAGTTTCATGGAAGTCCTTATAAGACGGCATTTTGCGCGTGATCTTCTTTCCCGGCGTGCCAGAAAAGGTATCAGCCATTGATGCCAAATACTCCCTGGTTTCGGGTATTCAGTCTTACCGTATTCCCGCTGCTAATCCGAGGGTTTTATTCAGAGGTTCTGTGGACCCCATACTTTTTTAACCATTGGCACGAATCATGCTTATTGAATGTTAGGGCCGCTCGGGACATAAATGAGTGGCTAAGAGAATGTTCTGTGGTAACCCCGTTCTTGAACAGGGAGCTTTGGTTCGAGGACTAGCAATAATGACTATTTCATTAACGAATTTCTTTAGCAGGAATATTTCTCGAAGCGTACCATCCTGCTCAATCATGGAGTCGATAAGGATGAGTACGTATGGTGGATGGCATTCCTTGCGAAGCGAAGACAGGCGATGTGACTGTGTTGTGATGATAAAATGAGAAATATCAAGCATGAATGACATGATGTATCGTAAGGAAACTGACCAGCGATTACCGCAGCTCGCGCGTTATGATGCGCTTACCCGTCTTCCCAACCGCGCTCTATTTTATGAGTCGCTGAGAAAGATTATCAAACAGGCCGAAATAAATCAGCGAATTGTTTCGATTCTGTATCTTGATATTGATAACTTCAAAAGTATAAACGACACACTGGGACATGCTCTCGGCGATGAGCTGCTACGCCAGTTTAGTCTGCGCTTGCTGGAATGTTTGCGCATCAGGGATATGATTGCGCGCCTGGGTGGAGATGAGTTCGGGTGTATTCTGATTACTCCTGATGGCTCAGGGGATGCCGGAATTGTTGCAAGCAAGATCAGAGAAGCATTACGCGAGCCCTTCATGTTGCCAGGTCACCAGGTGACCGTGACCGCGAGTATCGGGATCAGTGTTTATCCGACGGATTCGCTTGATGCGGATACGCTTATCAGAAACAGCGACACAGCCATGTGCCGGTCAAAAAGCTCAGGCAAGGATACATATCGCTTCTTTACAGCGGAAATGAATGTACGCGCGATCAAGAAGCTGGATCAAGAAAATGCGTTGCGGCAAGCGCTCGATCGAAATGAATTCGTTTTATATTACCAGCCGAAAATGGAACTCTCGGAGGGAGGGAGAATCACGGGAGTGGAGGCGCTGATAAGGTGGAATCGTCCCGGATATGGATTCGTCGCACCTCTGGAGTTCATATCCGTCCTCGAACAAACAGGATTGATCAACCGGGTGGGGGCATGGGTTATTCATAGCGCGTGCAAACAGATCGCCGAGTGGAGGCATTCGGGAGTAGGAGAGATCCCCGTATCGGTCAATGTATCCGGAAGGCAGTTTTCACAAGGTAACCTGAGTCGCGATGTTATTCGAGCCACCCAGGAGAATAATGTCGAGCCGGAATTACTCGAATTCGAACTCCAGACGGAAAGAGCATTGAGGGAGAACAGCATTGGCTCTGATATGCTGGAATTGGAACTGACGGAAAGCTCGTTGATGACACATGCAAAAAAGACGATCGATATCCTCAGGAGGTTGAAAGCAATTGGTATCCGGATTTCGATTGACGATTTCGGGACAGGTTATTCGAGTCTGGCCTATCTGAAACGATTTCCTGTCGATGTGCTGAAAATCGATCGTTCCTTTATTATGGACGTGATGACAAATCCTGCGGATGCCGCAATTGCCACAGCAATTATTGGCATGGCGCATAGTCTTGACGTTAAAGTGGTGGCCGAGGGTGTGGAAACCGTCGAGCAGTTCAATTTTCTGCGAGTGCGAGGTTGCGATGAAATCCAGGGTTACTATCTGGCGCAGCCACTTCCCGCAATTGAGATATCCAAGCTATTTTTGAGAGGTAACAAGGTCCTCAAGCCGGTAAGATCCCCCATTCTGTAATATACAGCAAGGCGATTCGAGCTTGTCTTGCGTCGGGTCATAAGGACCGTGATCCCTTGTGGCCAAATGTTAATGAGTATTTTGATGGGGGTCGCAGCAGTGATGGTAGAATTTCAGATATGCCCTCACACAACGGTAGAATGTTTTTCCCATCGTCAGACTTGTTCATTGCAACATGCGCTTTGCCTGTTTAGGTAGCGGTTCCCAGGGAAACGGTCTCGTGGTCGAAGTGGCGAAGACCCGATTGCTACTGGATTGCGGCTTTACCCTGAGAGAAACCGTCGCTCGTCTTTCACGGCTCGGTCTCGATCCCACCATGATAGATGGAATTATAGTCACTCACGAACACGACGACCATATTGGCGGCGTGGCGCGGTTTGCGCGTAAATTCAATATCCCGGTGTGGTTGACGCATGGCACGCTGCGTGGTGTGGGGAAAACATTTTCCTTGTTGCCGGTGATAAACATCATAGATGGCTATCGACGTTTCTCCATTGGAGATATCGAGGTAGAGCCTTATCCAGTCCCGCATGATGCACAGGAGCCTGCGCAATTTGTATTCGGCGATGGTGCGTTGCGATTGGGCGTATTGACGGATACCGGATGTTCCACACCTCATATCGAGGCAGTCTTAAGCCATTGCCACGCGCTGGTGCTGGAATGTAATCATGATGCCCAAATGCTTGCGAACAGCGATTATCCGCAAAGTCTCAAACAACGCGTTGGCGGCCGTTTCGGGCATCTTGAAAACACCGCTTCCGCAAAACTTCTTGCAAGTCTCGATTGCACTCGCCTGCAACACATTATTGCGGCTCATCTGAGCCAGAAAAATAACACTCCGCTACTTGCGCAAACCATGTTGAGTGATACCTTGAACTGTGAGATAGATTGGGTCGGGGTGGCTGACCAGAGCGAGGGCTTTGGCTGGCGCCAGTTGATATGATTTTCAATCCCTTGAAAGATAATTAAGCTGGCTTCGTTTATCGTACTGTAAATACTCAAGCAATAAAAAAGGAAAAGCCGCTCCGGAGATAACGGGAGCGGCTTTTTAATGGCGTGTTCGGATTATTTCTTCAATGCGTCCAATGCGCCTTTTTTCGCATCAGCTGCGGTGTCTTTTACGGCATCCGCTCCCGCGCTCGTTTTCTCGCTTGCCGCATCTTTAGCATCTACTGCTTTCTCCTTGGCGGAGTCATATGTTTCTGCTGCTTTTTCCTTGGCGGAGTCGTATGTCTCTACCACTTTCTCCTTGGCGGAGTCGTATGTCTCTGCTGCCTTCTCCTTAGCGGAATCATATGTCTCTGCCGCCTTCTCTTTGACGGTATCAACGGTAGAAGGGGTGCTACTCGTATCAGAGGAGGTTGTGCCGCTGGCATCGGAAGCCGGCGCAGCGGGCTGGGAGGTAATTTTCTCGAAGTTTTTCTTTTCTTGTTCGGGGAGCGCCTGATTTGGCTTGCCGCAGGCAGTCATTGTCAGTGCCACCAGGGTAGCAGTGAGGAGCGTAAGTCTCATTATTTGTTTCCTCTAAAGAGTTGGTAAAAACGCTTAGTATATAACGAAGCTGCTTGATTCCTCAAAGCAGAAACTGGACGCGTTAAATGATGCGGTTGAATTGCTGCACCCAAGAAACGTGATTTACAATTAATCTACATGAGCCGTTCATTTGCAACAAAAAAGCCACCACTAAGGGTGGCTTTTGCTTCTACTCTACTGCCTTAGTGGCCAGCCGGGATGGCGCTTTGCCCTGGTTTTATGGGATTGCCGTTGCCATCAAGCGCATGTCCGGGAAGGACAGCCTGTCCCGAATATTCGTCCTCGTCATCCGCGGCCGCACTTTTTTCCTCTTTGGGAGTACCGGAGGCAGCACGTTCTTCATCCATTGTAGTGCCTTCTTCCGTTCTGGTTCCATATGTGGTTGAATTCTCGGGCAATGCCTGCTTGGGTCGATCACATGCTGTTAGTGTCAGAGCCACCAAAGCAGCGGCGAGGAGTGAAAGTTTCATATCTGGCTTCCTTAAATAAAATATTAAATAGGTTGTGACGGACCATAGTATATAACAAAAATACTCCGGACTAAAAAAAATACCCCGGACTACTCGAATTTGAAACAGTTAGTTGCTGCGCCCGCTTATTTGGTCTTATTTCGAGCAATAAAAGGCCACTCGAAGGAATAGCCTTTCATCCTCCGTTACTTGCTCGGTTCTTGCTTGTTAGCGCTGGTGCCAGCGCCGCTAGCCGCATCAGTCGCAGGCTTATCAAGTTCGTCAAAATTCGGGGCTGACTCACGTTCGATCGAGGCGGAGGGCGGAGGCTTGTCCATGGGATGTTTTTTGCCATCGCAAGCGGTCAATGTTAACGCCGCCAGGACGACAGCGAGGAACGAGTATTTCATTATTCAATGATCCTATAGTTCATTACAGGGAGTCATAGTATAACAAAAGCTTCGAGGTCATTCAAATCCGAAACCGCAAGCTGATGTGATTTCCCTTCACCTGCAAGCAGCATTCAATAAAAAAAGCCGCCCCGGAGGACGGCTTTCTTCAACGTTAGTTTATTCTTATTAATATATAAGCCCATTATTTCGGGGGTTCATTTTTCTTTGCCTCTGCTGCAGCTGCAGCTTCAGCCTCAGCCTTTTGGGCCGCTTCAATGTCCGCATCACTTACCTGTCCTTCACGTTTCTCCCAGAGGCTCGGGGGATATTGTCCCGGCTTCCCTTCTCCGGGTTCTTTCTGTCTCAGTTGGTCACATCCGGTTAGTACTAGTACCAGGGCGGCAGCGAGGAGCGAGTACTTCATTTTTTTAATCTCCTTTATATGGTTTATAACGAGTCACGGGTAAATATCAAAACATTTCGGCCATTCAAATCTGAAAAGACCACTATCTTAATAGCAGAATTAAGATATGTTGTCCAGTTTTTATGGCCCATCCCAGAGCCACGGGTGATAGTGGCAATGGCCAAGGGATAAGGCTTTCAGTGAATCATTAAAACAGTAGCAGATCATTTTTTCACCTTACGGCCACGAGGCGGCTTATTTGCCGGCTGAATTACGAACCATCGAAGTGAACATAAGTCAATGACAAAATTATGCGTCAATCCCGCCGGGTTGGCTTGCTATTTCAATATAACCATAGAGATACCATTGGTAGCACAGTGCAAGAGCCTCATCGTTAAAATGCTTTGCTGTCGGCAATATGAGGCGATCAGCGAGTTTTTCCAATGACCGGCGGGCGGTAGCACCGGGTGCATAGCTATCTCCATTCAGAAAAATAGTTTTCTTCCTGTACAGCATACGACTTTTTAGATCCAGTTGTAATCCGTTTTCTTTAATCTCATAAACAAATTTTTTCTCCGGTAGAGGATCCGATGGCGGCACAAAAAAAATGTGGGGTTTGGGTTCGGTAAGATAGGTCCCCATAAAATGTTCCACATCCATGCGGTTCCATTTGATTTTATCGAGTGCCGCGCCAGCTTGATCCACCATGGGCGAACCAATATGTCCCGGACGCGACTGCAAAGTGATATCGGGGTCACGATACATGCCTCTAATCGCGGCATTATCCTGCAGGTAAACGAGAAACTGGGTGGCAAGCTCCTGGTGAGCGGGTGCGCGAAAGCCGATCGAATAGGTCATGCAATCGTCTTTTGCCACGCCATTGTGAGCGTAACCGGGAGGTAGATACAGCATGTCGCCTGGTTCCAGCACCCACTCTTGTTCCATTCTGAAATCACGCAGGATTTTTACCGGTGCATCCTCAACCAATCTTTTGTCCCGCTGGGCGGATATCTGCCAAACCCTGCGCCCCATTCCCTGCAGTAAGAAAACGTCGTATGAATCAAAATGGGGTCCAACCCCACCCTCGCTGGGTGCATAGCTGACCATCAGGTCGTCGAGCCGTGAGTGAGGGATAAAATTGAATTTAAGCAGTAGTTCGCGGGCTGCTGGAAGGAAGTGATTGATATCCTGTACCAGCAGCGTCCATTGTTTCTTTGGCAGACGTGAAAAAGATCGAAGTGCAAAAGGACCGTGCCTGACTTGCCATTTGCCATTCTGCTGTGTGATCAGCCGCGATTGCGCATCGTCCCGGCAGGCGAGATCAATAAGCTCGCTGCGAGTCAGCAATCCCTGAAAGTCGGGCAGGGCGCCACGCACCAGCAAAGGTTTTTTCTGCCAGTAATCGCGTAGAAAATTTCTTGGTGAAAGACCACCCAGGAGCGCGGTTTTCATCTGCCTCGCATAAACATTTTATCGAGATCGGCAAGACTGATTTCAAACCATGTAGGCCTGCCATGATTGCATTGGCCGGAGCGTGCGGTGGCTTCCATTTCACGCAACAGCGCGTTCATTTCCGGAATAGTCAACATGCGATTGGCGCGAACCGCACCATGGCAGGCCATGGTCGAGAGAAGTTCGTTACGCCTGCTGGTCAACGCCTGACTGGCGCCAAATTCCCGGATCTCGCTGACTACATCATGCGCGAGTTTTATCACGTCGGCGTCCTTGAGCGTGGCTGGAACCGCTCGTACCACCAGCATGGTGGGGGAAAACACCGAGATTTCAA
This genomic interval carries:
- the grxC gene encoding glutaredoxin 3, whose translation is MASGEFADSEEMKVVMYASGFCPYCTRAESMLRARGVTEIEKIRIDLDPAIRAEMIEKTGRRTVPQIYIGDTHVGGYDDLARLDRNDGLVKLLAI
- the secB gene encoding protein-export chaperone SecB, which produces MSDQQPVFGIEKIYVKDLSLEIPNAPRIFLERETPEVNIQLHTKGERVDEGMYEVLLTVTVTAKVKEKTLFLVEVGQAGIFQIRNVPEAEMDPVLGIGCPNILFPYLREAVSDIVTRAGFHAVILNPVNFEALYHQGKQQAEMNAAAAEKLEEEQKTTH
- a CDS encoding SH3 domain-containing protein, yielding MKHAHDACVTNPFLRCRVLGLLIGILLCPAHAIAAFEFFSIAENATVMYDAPSLKADKLYVVSRHLPVEAVVKVEGWVKVRDSGGGLAWVEEKALSEKRYVIVTALQAEVYQAANASSTLVFQAQQNVVMEQLEPAVNGWVKVRHRDGQTGYIRTQQIWGS
- a CDS encoding NAD(P)H-dependent glycerol-3-phosphate dehydrogenase, yielding MRIGVLGAGAWGTALAISLGTNTRSSHQVTLWTRDPVHLAELVSQRANRRYFPGFSLPPSLQLTSVLDVAIEAADLVLIVVPVAGLRETLRGIAACGKGVPVVWGCKGFEAESAALPHQVAQEEYGGVAPCGVLSGPSFAQEVAQGLPTALTLASHDEEFSRSIAAQLHTARLRIYSSRDVAGVETGGAVKNVISIAAGISDGMGFGHNARAALITRGLAEITRLGLKLGGCMETFMGLAGAGDLILTCTGDLSRNRRVGLLLAAGHSLPDILRELGHTAEGVHTASAVLRLSQTLKIEMPITQAVCSVLHDGVPARLAVEALLNREPKAETY
- the trmL gene encoding tRNA (uridine(34)/cytosine(34)/5-carboxymethylaminomethyluridine(34)-2'-O)-methyltransferase TrmL; amino-acid sequence: MLDVILFQPEIPPNTGNIIRLCANTGARLHLVKPLGFILEDKQLLRAGLDYHEFASMTVHENWINCAEHFQGHRLFAVSTKGKQRYDLTAYAKGDAFLFGSESRGLPTEILESFPEQRRIRVPMVSGNRSLNLSNTVAVVVYEAWRQMSFEKGT
- a CDS encoding ComF family protein codes for the protein MLSIFLSISLNDRSNIIQTLFGKYCLLCGTASNGNLCAPCHDSLPHLPFNHCMVCALPMAESCVCGACLAKPPAFDRTVAALSYAFPVNALIHSLKYQTNLPMAPVLADLLLARIDKDSFPDFIVPMPLHPVRLRERGFNQALEIARKVSKRCGIPLLPDACKRIKDTVSQAELPWKEREKNIRGALTCETDLTGKHIAMLDDVMTTGATLNELAKVLRKHGAVHVSGWVVARTLPRVLPHDS
- the bioD gene encoding dethiobiotin synthase; the encoded protein is MTKGYFITGTGTGVGKTLVSCALLHAFGARGRTAVGMKPVVAGCDNGQYLDVESLLAASTVTAPREQVNPYALIPPIAPHIAARQAGIIIDVTTICSACFELQKIANLVIVEGTGGFLVPLNEYQDGADMARALGFPVILVVGMQLGCLNHALLTAKVVRETGLLLAGWVANRIDPEMAAFDENVLALEQRLNCPLVGVLPFEQNADAKILSMLLNIEALDQG
- a CDS encoding phage holin family protein — translated: MLYNMMEFLAHWGITALSLWLAGFIFHGISFSSKKSLFVSALLLGFANAVIRPIVIILTIPLTLISFGFFLLVINALMMLLVSSLVPGFKISGFWTAFFASIFVTFLSLFVGMFIFQSGEYPISIPARQGVMI
- a CDS encoding putative bifunctional diguanylate cyclase/phosphodiesterase, whose protein sequence is MNDMMYRKETDQRLPQLARYDALTRLPNRALFYESLRKIIKQAEINQRIVSILYLDIDNFKSINDTLGHALGDELLRQFSLRLLECLRIRDMIARLGGDEFGCILITPDGSGDAGIVASKIREALREPFMLPGHQVTVTASIGISVYPTDSLDADTLIRNSDTAMCRSKSSGKDTYRFFTAEMNVRAIKKLDQENALRQALDRNEFVLYYQPKMELSEGGRITGVEALIRWNRPGYGFVAPLEFISVLEQTGLINRVGAWVIHSACKQIAEWRHSGVGEIPVSVNVSGRQFSQGNLSRDVIRATQENNVEPELLEFELQTERALRENSIGSDMLELELTESSLMTHAKKTIDILRRLKAIGIRISIDDFGTGYSSLAYLKRFPVDVLKIDRSFIMDVMTNPADAAIATAIIGMAHSLDVKVVAEGVETVEQFNFLRVRGCDEIQGYYLAQPLPAIEISKLFLRGNKVLKPVRSPIL
- a CDS encoding MBL fold metallo-hydrolase, whose product is MRFACLGSGSQGNGLVVEVAKTRLLLDCGFTLRETVARLSRLGLDPTMIDGIIVTHEHDDHIGGVARFARKFNIPVWLTHGTLRGVGKTFSLLPVINIIDGYRRFSIGDIEVEPYPVPHDAQEPAQFVFGDGALRLGVLTDTGCSTPHIEAVLSHCHALVLECNHDAQMLANSDYPQSLKQRVGGRFGHLENTASAKLLASLDCTRLQHIIAAHLSQKNNTPLLAQTMLSDTLNCEIDWVGVADQSEGFGWRQLI
- a CDS encoding cupin domain-containing protein, translating into MKTALLGGLSPRNFLRDYWQKKPLLVRGALPDFQGLLTRSELIDLACRDDAQSRLITQQNGKWQVRHGPFALRSFSRLPKKQWTLLVQDINHFLPAARELLLKFNFIPHSRLDDLMVSYAPSEGGVGPHFDSYDVFLLQGMGRRVWQISAQRDKRLVEDAPVKILRDFRMEQEWVLEPGDMLYLPPGYAHNGVAKDDCMTYSIGFRAPAHQELATQFLVYLQDNAAIRGMYRDPDITLQSRPGHIGSPMVDQAGAALDKIKWNRMDVEHFMGTYLTEPKPHIFFVPPSDPLPEKKFVYEIKENGLQLDLKSRMLYRKKTIFLNGDSYAPGATARRSLEKLADRLILPTAKHFNDEALALCYQWYLYGYIEIASQPGGIDA